The region GAATGTGATCAGATTCAGAAACATATGTTTGAAAAGGGAAATCTTATAGCAGTTCTCCAATCCGCATTCTCCCATTTTTCCGTCTTCGCAGCGGGTATACATTACTATATCCGTATCCGAGTCCGCTGTGGCTTGTCCGAAGTTTAGGGAGCCCAGGATATCGAAGGCTACCTCGTCTCCTCCGTAATTGATGAGCTTGTTGAATTTTTTGAAGTCCTCGATTCTTTCCCTGGATACGCGGGTCTCATGGGATCTGAAAAATTTCTTCAGACCCACAAACTTCATGATGTTGGAATTACTCCTGAGTTTGGGAAGAGTCATAAACCTATCGGATAAAATCTTCCGCCGAAACTTCGGAATCGCTGCTCATACGAACAAGGTTTAACTTGTTTTCCGAGCAATCGATTTCCATCAGATGGCGAATTGAGTGATCCGATAGTCTATTCAGTTTTACGTTTTTTACAAGAGCGTTTTCGATTTCTATTTCGGAGAAGAAGCCTCCCGGTTGGAATCCGAAAACGGAATCCACAGGCCCGAAATTAGAAGGGTTCAAAAAGACGGTTTTTCCTTTTTTTATGATTCCTTGGTCTTCGTGAACATGACCCGAAACGACTAATGCGGGAGAATAATCGTCCAAGTATCTGCGGATTCCTTGGGATCCGATATGCCCGTAGCTCGGAATCTTATCCAAAAATCCGTAAGCAGGATTATGAATCACGACTACGTCCGGGTTTTCCTCTTTGAAGAAATCCTCCGGTTCGCTGTAATTTTTTCCGTTACGATCGTATTCGTGGAATTTTACGGCCAATTTTTCGGGGATGCCCGAAGTAATGATGGGAGCTCCGCCGTATCCTGAGAATTTCAATCCTTGCATCTCGAAGGATTTACGATGCAGATCCCTTTCGTATAAAGCGGTGTATTGCAGATCTATATCGTAATTACCCGGCAGAGATAATACCGGAGCCTTGGCATATTTTTGGATGATGATTTCTATGAGCTCGTATTTTTCCTTCATGGTCTTGGCGGCTTGGTGGAATAATCGCCGGTAATCATGAGCTTTTTCTACGACCGCGGGTTGGTTCTTTTCGGGGAAGCGAACCGCTCGGGTCGCATAATCGTAAGGATTAATCTCTTCGTGGATTTCCTCTGTGATACGATACATTTCCTCTTGGAGGGTTACGAATTCTATGATTCTTTCGGGGTTAAAGAAGGCCTTGTATATAATATCGCCGGAGAAAAGGTACAGATCGCATTCAGTTCCCTGTAGGATCTCTTTCAATCCCCTAAGACCGTCGTGGATATCGGTGAGGTATACTATCCTCATTAGAACCTAGCCTAATCTTTGCTAACGACTAACGCCGTTCGATCCTTCTATACTGATTATCGAAATGGGCGCGAGAATGTCCAATCTTTCTAATCCCGCCACAGCATAAGCATGCTATCTTCGTTTTCCGAAATGGGTTCGACACGCAGATAATCCGGTCCGAAAAAATCCAGAAGAGGTTTTAAAATCGTACTGGATCGCACGTACACGAACACATTTCCCTTTTCCGGGATGACTTTCTGCACGGAGACCTTTCCTGCGACCTCGGGTATCTCCGCCAAAAAATAATTCAAGTCCACTTTGACTTCGTTTCCCACTTCCGTAAGGGATAGAATTTCCGGAATTTCCTCTACGATTTCCTCCAGTATGATTCTTCTATGAAACTTGAAGATCTTGGAGAAGATCCGGACCGGGTCCACGGACCTAGGATTATAGTCGTATAACCGAAACGACTCAATTCTAAATACGACTCGATTTCCTTCTACCCGAACGGGTCTCAGAGATAACTTATAACGGATAAAATGGATCCTTAATAATTTAGACCATGTGGATCCTTGGATGGAATAATGACCGGAAAGAAATAAAATTCCTCTTTCCGAATCCATGACAAGGGATTCCAGATCCTCGGTGCCTTCCACTACCTTCTTTTGTAGGACCTTATTCAGGGAATGTAGAAGAACTGCGATCCTATAGTTGCTCTTTAGGGACGAGTCTTCTCTGG is a window of Leptospira wolffii serovar Khorat str. Khorat-H2 DNA encoding:
- a CDS encoding metallophosphoesterase family protein, yielding MRIVYLTDIHDGLRGLKEILQGTECDLYLFSGDIIYKAFFNPERIIEFVTLQEEMYRITEEIHEEINPYDYATRAVRFPEKNQPAVVEKAHDYRRLFHQAAKTMKEKYELIEIIIQKYAKAPVLSLPGNYDIDLQYTALYERDLHRKSFEMQGLKFSGYGGAPIITSGIPEKLAVKFHEYDRNGKNYSEPEDFFKEENPDVVVIHNPAYGFLDKIPSYGHIGSQGIRRYLDDYSPALVVSGHVHEDQGIIKKGKTVFLNPSNFGPVDSVFGFQPGGFFSEIEIENALVKNVKLNRLSDHSIRHLMEIDCSENKLNLVRMSSDSEVSAEDFIR